In one Mucilaginibacter sp. PAMB04168 genomic region, the following are encoded:
- a CDS encoding DUF6358 family protein produces MGFKMFLSVVYNIGIFISLYMAYWGFTHQQYIFVAAGILIAALFIFLKIRLLKQVKAMERPVKK; encoded by the coding sequence ATGGGGTTTAAAATGTTTTTGAGCGTGGTGTACAATATAGGCATATTTATAAGCCTGTACATGGCCTATTGGGGCTTTACGCATCAGCAATATATTTTTGTAGCAGCCGGTATATTAATAGCAGCCTTATTTATATTTTTAAAAATACGATTGCTAAAGCAGGTAAAGGCTATGGAAAGACCTGTAAAAAAATAA
- a CDS encoding rhodanese-like domain-containing protein, which translates to MKEITVEELKRMKENGEDFQLVDVREDFEYQMSNLEGENIPLGGILIETDKISKDKPVVVMCRSGKRSAMAIMQLEQQGYTNLYNLQGGILAWADQIDPTISVY; encoded by the coding sequence ATGAAAGAGATAACTGTTGAAGAGCTGAAAAGAATGAAAGAAAACGGCGAAGATTTTCAGCTGGTAGATGTACGTGAAGATTTTGAGTATCAAATGTCGAACCTGGAAGGTGAAAACATCCCATTGGGCGGTATTTTAATTGAAACCGATAAAATAAGTAAAGATAAACCTGTAGTAGTAATGTGCCGCAGTGGCAAACGTAGTGCTATGGCTATTATGCAGTTAGAACAACAAGGCTATACCAACCTATACAACCTGCAAGGCGGCATACTGGCGTGGGCCGACCAAATAGACCCCACTATTAGCGTATATTAA
- a CDS encoding DUF4407 domain-containing protein produces the protein MRKVTRFFWFCSGAHIETLKKYPIEHNKYVGIGATIFFTALFASLSGGYAMYFVFSGNPIAPVFAILFGLIWGLAIFNMDRYIVSSINKQGSTNQQILQATPRILLAIMIGMVISRPLELKIFDKEIRNKLKDAYLKGQNRKIDTLQKTYGQKYAMELAKNNDLKKEKDSLERDINRSRVQLNQEVFGDKTNQTSGITGYGTYAKQKESILLEKQNRLKTVTDDLNRMEQYLGQRKDYEGLNSTRLFTNFQLDSLANVAGFADRNWALGQLSFRQDGTKDLDTYLAQSFIGYLFILFECLPVFVKLMTPKGPYDVALAQMTEANIHFAERDKDREITVTDNVYDHQVDTDIQKKKKIISAQSDYDFERHSYE, from the coding sequence ATGAGAAAAGTTACCCGTTTCTTTTGGTTCTGTTCGGGAGCGCATATCGAAACCCTGAAAAAATATCCCATTGAGCACAATAAGTATGTGGGCATTGGGGCCACTATATTTTTTACTGCCTTGTTTGCCAGCTTATCGGGCGGCTATGCCATGTACTTTGTATTTAGCGGCAATCCTATTGCACCGGTGTTTGCTATACTGTTTGGTTTAATATGGGGTTTGGCCATTTTTAATATGGACCGCTACATTGTATCCAGCATTAACAAGCAGGGCAGCACTAACCAGCAGATATTGCAGGCCACTCCGCGTATTTTACTGGCTATTATGATTGGTATGGTTATCTCTCGCCCGCTTGAGTTAAAGATTTTTGATAAAGAGATCCGTAACAAGTTAAAAGATGCTTACCTCAAAGGTCAGAACCGCAAGATAGACACCCTGCAAAAAACATATGGCCAAAAATATGCCATGGAGCTGGCTAAAAACAACGATCTGAAAAAGGAAAAAGATTCGTTAGAGCGCGACATTAACCGCTCGCGAGTACAACTGAACCAGGAAGTTTTTGGCGATAAAACCAATCAAACCTCCGGCATTACCGGCTACGGCACCTATGCCAAGCAAAAGGAATCGATACTGTTAGAAAAGCAGAACCGTTTAAAAACAGTGACCGACGATTTGAACCGGATGGAACAGTACCTGGGCCAGCGTAAGGATTATGAAGGCCTGAACAGTACCCGCTTGTTTACCAATTTTCAGTTAGATAGCCTGGCTAATGTGGCCGGTTTTGCTGACCGAAATTGGGCATTGGGTCAGCTGTCTTTCAGGCAGGATGGCACTAAGGATCTGGATACCTATCTGGCGCAATCATTTATCGGTTACCTATTCATCTTGTTTGAATGCTTGCCGGTATTTGTGAAGCTGATGACCCCCAAAGGCCCGTATGATGTGGCACTTGCACAAATGACAGAGGCCAATATCCACTTTGCCGAACGCGATAAAGACCGCGAAATTACCGTTACTGATAATGTTTACGATCACCAGGTGGATACCGATATTCAGAAGAAGAAAAAGATCATATCTGCCCAATCTGATTATGACTTTGAGCGGCACAGCTATGAGTAG
- the folP gene encoding dihydropteroate synthase: MAKDTVFRKKATLNAGGRVLDLSKPQVMGIINLTPDSFFAGSRKPAIGDALQQAGQMLADGAALLDLGAYSSRPGATDIDVQEETDRLLPVVEAIVKTYPDAVLSIDTFRAGVAEAAIKAGAHIINDISGGQLDEQMFNTVARLQVPYILMHMKGTPQNMTQQAQYDDVFSEVFDYFVQRYTELKLLGVHDVLLDPGFGFAKTAEHSYTLINRLQEFDMLELPVLVGISRKRMIYGLLGTTVAEALNGTTVLNTIALGKGANILRVHDVKPAVEAVKLWQSVNG, encoded by the coding sequence ATGGCTAAAGATACAGTTTTTCGTAAAAAGGCAACGCTAAATGCTGGCGGCAGGGTGCTTGATTTAAGTAAACCACAAGTAATGGGCATTATTAACTTAACGCCCGATTCCTTTTTTGCCGGCAGCCGTAAGCCCGCCATTGGTGATGCACTGCAGCAGGCGGGCCAAATGCTTGCCGATGGTGCCGCGCTATTGGATCTGGGCGCTTATTCATCGCGCCCCGGTGCAACGGATATAGACGTACAGGAAGAAACAGACAGGCTGCTGCCAGTAGTAGAAGCGATAGTAAAAACTTATCCGGATGCTGTTTTATCCATAGATACGTTCAGGGCAGGGGTAGCGGAGGCTGCTATTAAAGCGGGCGCTCATATTATTAATGATATTAGCGGCGGGCAGCTCGATGAGCAAATGTTTAATACTGTTGCCCGGCTACAGGTGCCTTATATTTTAATGCACATGAAAGGTACACCGCAAAACATGACGCAGCAGGCTCAATATGACGATGTTTTTAGTGAGGTGTTCGATTATTTTGTACAGCGTTATACTGAGCTCAAGCTGTTAGGCGTACATGACGTACTTTTAGATCCGGGCTTTGGTTTTGCCAAAACTGCCGAACATAGCTATACGCTTATAAACCGATTACAGGAGTTTGACATGCTGGAACTGCCGGTGCTGGTAGGTATATCGCGCAAGCGCATGATTTATGGCTTATTAGGAACTACAGTTGCTGAGGCTTTAAATGGCACAACAGTTTTAAACACCATTGCCTTAGGTAAAGGTGCCAATATTTTGCGTGTGCATGATGTGAAGCCGGCGGTAGAAGCGGTTAAGCTATGGCAAAGTGTTAACGGGTAA
- a CDS encoding DUF1599 domain-containing protein — protein sequence MSNTATQYEAVINVCKNLFIKKTRDYGTAWRILRPSSITDQIFIKAQRIRTLEEKKISKVGDDITGEYIGIVNYCLIAMMQLESTPEMPVELSVDHVSDLFERYAKETYNLMMDKNHDYGEAWRDMRISSLTDLILMKLLRVKQIEDNQGQTLASEGVKANYQDMLNYAVFALIKLDVK from the coding sequence TTGAGTAATACTGCAACCCAATACGAGGCTGTTATAAACGTTTGTAAGAACCTGTTCATCAAAAAAACGCGCGATTACGGAACGGCTTGGCGCATCCTTCGTCCGTCGTCCATTACCGATCAAATTTTTATTAAGGCGCAGCGTATACGCACGCTCGAAGAAAAAAAGATATCCAAAGTGGGCGATGATATTACTGGTGAGTATATTGGCATTGTAAACTATTGCCTGATTGCCATGATGCAGCTGGAGAGTACTCCTGAAATGCCGGTTGAACTATCGGTTGACCACGTAAGCGACTTGTTTGAACGTTATGCCAAGGAAACCTATAACCTGATGATGGATAAGAACCATGACTATGGTGAGGCCTGGCGTGATATGCGCATTAGTTCGTTAACCGACTTGATTTTGATGAAGTTGTTACGTGTAAAGCAAATTGAAGATAACCAGGGCCAAACGCTGGCATCTGAAGGCGTAAAGGCAAACTACCAGGATATGCTCAATTACGCGGTATTTGCGTTGATAAAATTAGATGTGAAATGA
- a CDS encoding BT_3928 family protein gives MKNSLIWFCRIAVGLLFIFSGLIKANDPLGFSYKLEEYFEVFHVTFLNDLALTMSIILCALEMILGFALIIGIRINAITWGLLLLIIFFGFLTFYSAFFKVVQTCGCFGDAIPLTPWQSFGKDMVLLLLVMVLFFNRDKMRPLVSTRTEIRWLIAATVIALGFGFYTYNYLPVIDFLPYKVGNNIADQMKTPPGAKPDEYELTYHLKNKATGAEKDISNTDYIKTGIWKDANWEIQGEPQRRLVKKGFEPKIRDLAINDGHGSDYTQELLSNPFYNLWIVAYDLKNANTEALNRLNALAINLTQNYNVRTVLLTAASPADAAAFSKTHHLAMEIFHADGVPLKTMVRANPGIMLLKNGTVIKKWHYHTAPGYDELVKQYLQKQ, from the coding sequence ATGAAAAACTCATTGATTTGGTTTTGCCGTATTGCGGTAGGTCTGCTTTTTATCTTTTCGGGCCTTATCAAAGCCAATGATCCGTTGGGCTTCTCGTACAAACTGGAAGAGTACTTTGAGGTATTTCATGTTACTTTTCTGAACGATTTAGCGCTGACTATGTCAATCATATTATGCGCGTTAGAAATGATTTTAGGTTTTGCGCTCATCATCGGTATTCGTATCAATGCAATCACCTGGGGGCTGCTGCTGCTCATCATTTTCTTTGGGTTCCTCACTTTTTACTCCGCCTTTTTTAAGGTGGTACAAACCTGCGGTTGCTTTGGCGATGCCATTCCGCTTACGCCGTGGCAGTCATTCGGGAAGGATATGGTGCTGTTACTGCTGGTAATGGTACTCTTTTTTAACCGGGATAAAATGCGACCACTGGTTAGTACACGTACCGAAATACGCTGGCTCATAGCCGCAACTGTTATAGCGCTGGGCTTTGGTTTTTACACTTACAACTACCTGCCCGTTATCGATTTTTTACCTTACAAAGTAGGCAACAACATAGCCGACCAGATGAAGACGCCTCCAGGCGCTAAGCCCGACGAGTATGAGTTAACCTACCACCTTAAAAACAAAGCCACCGGTGCAGAAAAAGACATTAGTAACACTGACTATATAAAAACCGGTATCTGGAAAGACGCCAACTGGGAAATACAGGGAGAACCCCAAAGACGCCTGGTAAAAAAAGGTTTTGAACCTAAAATACGCGATTTGGCTATTAACGACGGCCACGGAAGCGATTATACACAGGAACTGTTATCCAATCCGTTTTACAACTTGTGGATAGTGGCCTACGACCTGAAAAATGCTAATACTGAAGCCCTTAACCGTCTTAATGCACTGGCTATCAACTTAACACAGAACTACAACGTTCGCACTGTACTACTTACAGCAGCATCGCCGGCAGATGCTGCCGCATTCAGCAAAACACATCATTTGGCTATGGAGATATTTCATGCTGATGGCGTGCCGTTGAAGACCATGGTGCGTGCTAACCCGGGCATTATGCTGCTTAAAAACGGCACGGTAATTAAAAAGTGGCATTACCATACAGCGCCCGGGTATGACGAACTGGTGAAACAATATCTGCAAAAACAATAA
- a CDS encoding ABC transporter permease: MIRYLFRKIGYSLAVMVGIVVVVFFLFNILPVDPARMTQGQRSDVQSLEAVRKEFGLDKPLSVQFAYYLNDLSPIGLHERTAEQKERYGYVQLFPVSKTHAVCLKWPYLRRSYQTHKEVAALLMDVIPNTLALAVLAMLIAIVLGVLLGVLSAVHQNTWVDRFAVGFSVLGISAPSFFAGIIIAWLFGFVLSHYTGLNMTGSLYSYDPFKGEVITWRNIILPAFTLGLRPLAIIVQLTRSSMLEVLNQDYIRTARAKGLSENAIVYRHALPNALNPVITAIANWFASLLAGSFFVEYVFGYNGLGKVTVDALEMSDFPVIIGSILFIAFIFVVINILVDMIYVWIDPRVKFD, encoded by the coding sequence ATGATACGCTACCTATTCCGTAAAATTGGATATAGCCTGGCCGTTATGGTAGGCATTGTTGTGGTGGTGTTTTTCCTGTTCAATATACTGCCGGTTGATCCTGCCCGCATGACGCAGGGCCAACGCTCTGACGTACAATCGTTAGAAGCCGTCCGCAAAGAGTTTGGTCTGGATAAGCCGTTGAGTGTGCAGTTTGCTTATTACCTGAACGATCTATCACCTATTGGTTTGCACGAGCGTACGGCCGAGCAAAAAGAACGGTATGGCTACGTGCAATTATTCCCTGTTTCTAAAACGCATGCCGTATGTTTGAAGTGGCCTTATCTGCGCCGCTCTTACCAAACACATAAGGAGGTTGCCGCATTGCTGATGGACGTAATCCCTAATACGCTTGCACTGGCCGTATTAGCTATGCTCATAGCCATTGTATTAGGCGTATTGTTGGGCGTGCTGAGCGCCGTGCATCAAAACACCTGGGTTGACCGTTTTGCGGTTGGCTTTTCGGTTCTTGGCATATCGGCACCATCTTTTTTTGCGGGAATTATTATTGCCTGGCTGTTTGGCTTTGTGTTGAGCCATTATACGGGTTTGAACATGACGGGCAGCCTGTATAGTTACGATCCATTTAAAGGCGAGGTGATTACGTGGCGTAATATCATACTACCTGCTTTTACGCTTGGCCTGCGGCCGCTGGCCATTATTGTGCAGCTTACTCGCAGCTCTATGCTCGAGGTGCTTAACCAAGACTATATCCGTACCGCGCGTGCAAAGGGCTTAAGCGAAAATGCTATTGTTTACCGCCATGCGCTGCCTAATGCACTTAACCCGGTTATTACGGCTATAGCTAACTGGTTTGCCTCATTGCTGGCAGGTTCTTTCTTTGTAGAGTATGTGTTTGGTTACAATGGCTTAGGCAAGGTAACGGTTGATGCGTTAGAAATGTCGGACTTTCCGGTCATTATTGGTTCCATCCTGTTTATTGCCTTTATATTTGTAGTCATCAATATTCTGGTTGATATGATTTACGTTTGGATAGATCCGCGTGTAAAATTTGATTAA
- a CDS encoding shikimate kinase has protein sequence MKRIFLIGFMGCGKTTLGRKLAARLGYSFIDLDHVLEEQAGMSIAEYFSSFGETAFRLAEAEVLKNTVYPDHAIVSTGGGLPCFFDNLDWMNANGTTLYIKLSPKALASRLENSREERPLLRDKHGDELISFIADKLADREKFYLRAQVVAEGISLTAEKVVELLELE, from the coding sequence ATGAAGCGCATCTTTTTAATTGGCTTTATGGGCTGCGGCAAAACAACGTTAGGCCGCAAATTGGCCGCACGTTTGGGTTATAGCTTTATTGACCTTGACCATGTGCTGGAAGAACAAGCCGGCATGAGCATTGCCGAGTATTTTTCGAGCTTTGGCGAAACTGCTTTTCGACTGGCCGAAGCTGAGGTGCTTAAGAATACTGTTTACCCTGATCATGCTATCGTATCAACCGGTGGTGGCTTGCCCTGCTTTTTCGATAACCTGGATTGGATGAACGCAAACGGCACCACCCTGTACATTAAACTATCACCCAAAGCCTTAGCCAGCCGCCTGGAAAACAGCCGGGAAGAGCGCCCCTTATTGCGCGACAAGCATGGCGACGAATTGATAAGCTTTATTGCTGATAAACTCGCCGACCGCGAAAAATTTTATCTGAGAGCACAGGTAGTAGCCGAGGGTATAAGCTTAACGGCCGAGAAGGTGGTGGAGCTTTTGGAGTTGGAATAG
- a CDS encoding lactate utilization protein, with product MKDNTTSKEKMLKKVRKALLERRDNPYPNQEDLPLYGTPAEDEILEVLFAEEFIAVAGQFVFCEDEIQFIESLLNLAEQRNWHKIYCWEPGLQKILDTYDYPYYETDKDFEHAEVGFTLCEALIARNGSIMLSNGSMAGRRLSIYPPVHIVLAYTSQLVLDLKDGFKLMNEKYGKRLPSMITTVTGPSRTADIEKTLVLGAHGPKELFVFLLDG from the coding sequence ATGAAAGACAACACCACCTCTAAGGAAAAGATGCTAAAAAAGGTGCGTAAAGCTTTGCTGGAGCGCCGCGATAACCCTTATCCCAATCAGGAAGATCTGCCGCTTTACGGCACACCAGCCGAAGACGAGATACTGGAAGTGCTTTTTGCGGAGGAATTTATTGCTGTGGCCGGCCAGTTTGTTTTTTGCGAGGACGAAATACAGTTTATAGAATCGCTGCTTAACCTGGCTGAGCAGCGCAACTGGCATAAAATATATTGTTGGGAACCTGGTTTGCAAAAGATACTGGATACTTACGATTACCCCTATTACGAAACCGACAAAGACTTTGAACATGCCGAAGTAGGGTTTACCCTTTGCGAAGCCCTAATAGCCCGCAATGGCAGCATTATGCTGAGTAATGGCAGTATGGCTGGAAGAAGGCTAAGCATTTACCCGCCTGTTCATATTGTATTAGCTTACACCTCGCAACTGGTGCTCGACCTTAAAGACGGATTTAAACTCATGAACGAAAAATACGGCAAGCGCCTCCCCAGCATGATTACCACTGTTACCGGCCCAAGCCGTACAGCCGACATTGAAAAAACACTGGTTCTGGGTGCCCATGGCCCCAAGGAGTTGTTCGTGTTTCTGTTGGATGGTTAG
- the ftsH gene encoding ATP-dependent zinc metalloprotease FtsH gives MKDSKSDKPKSFRRIPNRKITPKPPRFNFMWLYVIVILALLVVPYILNGNSGGKIDFSPQFVNMLRNGDVDKVVAYKDGERTIAEVYIKKDSLRKPEYANLKDKRTLNMNSNGPQFYFTDASFDSMKQSILNAEKDLPESSKVPIQFEPAHDSWLSNWLVQGVIMLLLFAGLWLFIMRRMSGGAGGGPGGQIFNIGKSKATLFDKEAQINVTFNDVAGLQEAKEEVMEIVDFLKNPKKYTNLGGKIPKGALLVGSPGTGKTLMAKAVAGEAQVPFFSLSGSDFVEMFVGVGASRVRDLFRQAKDKAPCIIFIDEIDAIGRARGKNNIVGGNDERENTLNQLLVEMDGFGTDSGIIILAATNRPDVLDSALLRPGRFDRQISIDKPDLIGREQIFKVHLGPLKLAEGVDAKKLSAQTPGFAGAEIANVCNEAALIAARRDKVAVDMQDFQDAIDRVIGGLEKKNKIISPEEKRIVAYHEAGHAIAGWFLEHADPLVKVSIVPRGVAALGYAQYLPREQFLHTTEQLMDEMVVSMGGRVAEDIVFGRISTGALSDLERITKLAYAMVKIYGMNKEVGNLSFYDPQGEYQFNKPYSDTTAELIDAEVRKLIDSVYQRTKGLLNEKRSGLELLAAKLLEKEVLFQQDLVELLGERPFENRTTYDKFVNGEAALNPEVDNNAIPESVTNPETARIDGSTPNN, from the coding sequence ATGAAAGATAGTAAATCAGATAAACCCAAATCCTTCCGAAGGATACCGAATAGAAAAATAACACCCAAGCCGCCCCGGTTTAACTTTATGTGGCTCTATGTCATTGTAATTTTGGCCTTGCTGGTGGTGCCGTACATCCTGAACGGCAATAGTGGTGGTAAAATTGACTTTAGCCCGCAGTTTGTAAACATGTTGCGTAACGGCGACGTGGATAAAGTAGTGGCTTATAAAGACGGCGAGCGCACCATTGCCGAAGTTTATATTAAAAAAGACAGTTTGCGCAAGCCGGAGTATGCTAATTTAAAAGATAAGCGTACACTGAACATGAATTCAAACGGTCCGCAGTTCTACTTTACCGACGCATCTTTCGATAGCATGAAGCAATCGATACTGAACGCCGAGAAAGACCTGCCCGAGTCGTCGAAAGTTCCTATTCAGTTTGAGCCTGCTCATGATAGCTGGCTGTCAAACTGGCTGGTACAAGGCGTAATTATGCTGTTGCTGTTTGCCGGCTTGTGGTTATTCATTATGCGCCGCATGAGTGGTGGTGCAGGTGGTGGTCCCGGCGGTCAAATTTTCAACATTGGCAAATCCAAAGCTACCCTTTTTGATAAAGAAGCCCAGATCAACGTTACTTTTAATGATGTTGCCGGTTTGCAGGAAGCAAAAGAGGAAGTTATGGAGATTGTAGATTTCCTTAAAAACCCGAAAAAGTATACTAACCTGGGTGGTAAGATTCCTAAAGGTGCATTGCTGGTAGGTTCGCCGGGCACAGGTAAAACATTGATGGCTAAAGCCGTTGCGGGTGAAGCGCAGGTTCCGTTCTTCTCACTATCGGGTTCAGACTTTGTAGAAATGTTTGTGGGCGTAGGAGCATCACGTGTACGTGACCTGTTCCGCCAGGCTAAAGATAAGGCGCCATGTATCATCTTTATTGATGAGATTGATGCTATTGGCCGTGCCCGTGGTAAAAACAATATTGTTGGTGGTAATGATGAGCGCGAAAACACGCTTAACCAGTTACTGGTTGAGATGGATGGTTTCGGTACCGATTCTGGTATCATTATCCTGGCTGCCACTAACCGCCCTGATGTGTTAGACTCAGCCCTGCTTCGTCCGGGCCGTTTTGACCGTCAGATCTCGATAGATAAGCCTGACCTGATTGGCCGTGAGCAGATATTTAAAGTACACTTAGGCCCGTTAAAATTGGCTGAAGGTGTTGATGCCAAAAAATTATCAGCACAAACTCCTGGCTTTGCCGGTGCTGAAATTGCCAACGTTTGTAACGAGGCCGCTTTGATAGCCGCCCGCCGCGACAAGGTAGCGGTTGATATGCAAGACTTTCAGGATGCGATTGACCGTGTGATTGGTGGTTTAGAAAAGAAAAACAAGATCATTTCTCCGGAAGAGAAACGAATTGTGGCTTACCACGAAGCCGGTCATGCTATAGCAGGTTGGTTCCTGGAACACGCTGATCCGCTGGTAAAGGTATCTATTGTGCCCCGTGGTGTTGCTGCTTTAGGTTACGCCCAATATTTACCACGTGAGCAGTTCCTGCATACTACCGAGCAGTTAATGGACGAGATGGTAGTATCAATGGGTGGACGTGTAGCAGAAGATATAGTATTCGGCCGCATTTCGACCGGTGCTTTGAGCGATTTAGAGCGCATTACCAAACTGGCTTACGCCATGGTGAAAATATATGGCATGAACAAAGAAGTAGGCAACCTATCCTTTTACGACCCGCAAGGCGAGTACCAGTTTAACAAGCCTTACTCTGACACTACTGCCGAGCTAATTGATGCAGAAGTACGCAAGCTGATTGATTCGGTTTACCAACGCACTAAAGGCTTACTTAATGAAAAACGTTCAGGTTTGGAACTGTTGGCTGCCAAATTATTAGAAAAAGAGGTATTATTTCAACAAGACCTGGTAGAGCTCTTGGGTGAGCGCCCATTTGAAAACCGTACCACATACGATAAATTTGTGAACGGTGAAGCTGCCTTAAACCCAGAAGTAGACAATAACGCTATTCCGGAAAGCGTAACCAACCCTGAAACTGCACGCATTGACGGCAGTACACCTAACAATTAA
- the rsfS gene encoding ribosome silencing factor yields the protein MVKNKALNESTYISELAIHGIQEKKGNDIVRLDLRNIKSSVSDYFVICHADSGTQVRAIANSIEDEIFKATQTEPWRKEGLEHGEWILLDYVDVVVHVFKTDKREFYGVEDLWGDAEIKYYKSA from the coding sequence ATGGTAAAAAACAAAGCGCTAAATGAATCCACTTATATTTCTGAATTAGCTATACACGGCATTCAGGAAAAAAAGGGAAATGATATTGTCAGATTAGACCTCCGAAATATAAAAAGCTCCGTATCTGATTATTTTGTGATCTGTCATGCTGATTCGGGCACACAAGTAAGAGCAATAGCCAATAGTATCGAAGATGAGATTTTTAAAGCTACGCAAACCGAACCATGGCGTAAAGAAGGCCTGGAGCATGGCGAATGGATACTGCTGGACTACGTTGATGTAGTAGTACATGTGTTTAAGACAGATAAAAGAGAGTTTTACGGCGTAGAAGATTTGTGGGGTGATGCCGAAATTAAGTACTATAAAAGCGCCTAA
- a CDS encoding biotin--[acetyl-CoA-carboxylase] ligase has product MQNNIFSGLFVGQNLVTLKEVDSTNTFVKNILAKSEPVPEGTVIMAEDQVAGRGQQQNKWFSTKGESLTFSLLLKPSFLPLNRQFELTCAISLGIYDALLPLVGPSLKIKWPNDIYVGNQKLGGVLIENQVQGGVIKNSIIGIGLNVNQTCFPDWVPNAVSLRQILHTDYDLKALLFEICSRIEHWYLKLKVGNSSQIKAAYHQILYWANIPGKFKAHDTIFEGVITGVNANGQLEVMQNTNLKVYNLKEIEFLNKN; this is encoded by the coding sequence TTGCAAAATAACATTTTTTCAGGATTATTTGTTGGACAAAATTTGGTCACCCTGAAAGAAGTTGACTCTACAAATACATTCGTTAAGAATATACTGGCAAAATCTGAGCCAGTACCCGAAGGCACGGTCATTATGGCAGAAGATCAGGTTGCAGGGCGCGGGCAGCAGCAAAACAAATGGTTTAGTACTAAAGGCGAAAGCCTAACCTTTAGCTTGTTACTGAAACCCAGCTTTTTACCGCTTAACCGGCAATTTGAACTAACATGCGCCATAAGTTTAGGTATATACGATGCCTTGCTACCGCTGGTTGGACCGTCATTGAAAATTAAATGGCCCAATGATATCTATGTAGGTAATCAAAAACTGGGCGGCGTATTAATTGAAAACCAGGTTCAGGGCGGTGTTATTAAAAATTCGATTATTGGTATAGGGCTCAACGTAAATCAAACCTGTTTCCCTGATTGGGTTCCCAATGCCGTATCACTGCGGCAAATCTTACATACAGATTATGATTTAAAGGCTTTATTGTTTGAAATTTGCAGCCGTATTGAACATTGGTATCTTAAACTAAAGGTTGGTAACAGCAGTCAGATAAAGGCGGCTTATCATCAAATACTGTATTGGGCGAATATACCCGGTAAATTTAAAGCACACGATACTATATTTGAAGGCGTTATTACCGGTGTGAATGCAAACGGACAACTGGAAGTTATGCAAAACACCAACCTTAAGGTTTACAATTTAAAGGAAATTGAATTTTTGAACAAGAACTAA
- a CDS encoding protein-disulfide reductase DsbD N-terminal domain-containing protein, whose protein sequence is MKKALLMIVALFFTAAAFAQIEEPVKWSYTAKRINANEAVVFVKATIEPGWHIYSQNLKEGGPVATNFTFASAKGYTLVGKTAEPNPITKFESAFKMNVSYFENSVIFQQRVKLKGAGATTVKGKVEYMTCNDRKCLPPDEVEFTVPVK, encoded by the coding sequence ATGAAAAAAGCATTGTTAATGATTGTAGCGCTGTTTTTTACAGCTGCTGCTTTTGCACAAATTGAGGAGCCGGTAAAATGGAGCTACACTGCAAAAAGAATAAACGCCAACGAGGCGGTAGTATTTGTAAAAGCTACTATTGAACCAGGATGGCATATTTACTCACAAAATTTAAAAGAAGGTGGCCCTGTTGCTACTAACTTTACTTTTGCATCAGCAAAAGGTTATACACTGGTTGGCAAAACTGCCGAGCCAAATCCTATCACCAAATTTGAATCGGCTTTTAAAATGAATGTAAGCTATTTCGAAAATTCGGTAATATTTCAGCAACGTGTTAAATTGAAGGGCGCTGGCGCTACTACTGTAAAAGGTAAGGTAGAATACATGACCTGTAATGACCGCAAATGCCTGCCGCCAGATGAAGTTGAATTTACTGTCCCGGTAAAATAA